The Lacerta agilis isolate rLacAgi1 chromosome 14, rLacAgi1.pri, whole genome shotgun sequence sequence acggatatggaacaactgattggttcaaaattgggaaaggagtacacaaggctgtatattgtctccctgcttatttaacatatatgcagaattcatcatgcgaaaggctggactggatgaatcccaaaccggaattaagattgccagaaaaaatatcaacaacctcagatatgctgatgatactacctgatggcagaaagtgaggaggaattaaagaacctttttaatgagggtgaaagaggaaagtgcaagatatggtctgaagctcaacatcaaaaaaactaagatcatggccactggtcccatcacctcctggcaaatagaaggggaagaaagggaggcagggagagatttcactttcttgggttccatgatcactgcagatggtgacagcagtcacgaaattagaagacacctgcttcttgggaggaaagcaatgacaaacctagacagcatcttaaaaagcaaagacaccaccttgccgacaaggtccgtattgttaaagctatggtcttcccagtagtaatgtatggaagtgagagctggaccatcaagaaggctgatcgccgaagaattgatgcttttgaattctggtgctggaggagactcttgagagtcccatggactgcaagaagatcaaacctatccattctcaaagaaatcagccctgaatgctcactagaaggacagatcctgaagttgaggctccagtactttggccacctcatgagaagagaagactccctagaaaagaccctgatgttgggaaagatggagggcacaaggagaagggggcaacagaggatgagatggttggacagtgttctcgaagctactaacatgagtttggccaaactgcgagaggtagtgaaggataggcgtgcctggcgtgctctggtccatggggtcacgaagagtcggacacgactgaatgactgaacaacagccgtgttggtctgtcatagtcaaaacaaaataaataaaaaattccttccagtagcaccttagagaccaactaagtttgttattggtatgagctttcgtgtgaagaagtgtgcatgcacacgaaagctcataccaagaacaaacttagttggtctctaaggtgctactggaaggaaagtTATtcaggttggactaaatgggccatggcttctcccaaaagGACAAGCCCACGGACACTCTAGTTTGCATCCCTTGCCCATTCACAACTAGCTGCCGCGAGACGTTCAAAACTTCACACACGAACACACAGgctgacacacccacccacacaccccggaCTGCTACGACCACTCACACTTTGAGCAATCCTGCTCCGAAATAAAAAGGCCAAGCAAAGTCACCAGGAGCAGCTAGAGTGGCATGAGaacccaagtacagtggtaccttggttctcaaacttaatccattccggaggtccgttccaaaaccaaagcgtgttccaaaaccaaggcgccctttcccatagaaagtaatgcaaaacggattaatccgttccagacttaaaagcaacccctaaacagcaatttaacatgagttttgctatctaacgagaccatggatccacaaaatgaaagcaagaaacaatgtactggagtcacacaatcaatcaatcaatcaattaatcagtagctgaactgggtcccacacagtcacacacacaaaaagagctgcaaaacaaaaatgtaaaatcaatagcaaaaacagacaggcttcggcgtaacactcaaaacggaagtgtggcactcaaaacagagcatgttcggctttcggaaaaagttcgcaaacccgaacacttacttccgggtttgcaatgtttgggttccaagttgtttgagtaccaaggcgtttgagaaccaaggtaccactgtagagcctgccagatcaggcccgtggcatcctgttctcatcctgacccactgtcgaacagccctGGCcctcagaaatttcttcctaatgttgagtcagaatctcctttcttgtcatttgaacccatcggtttgggtcctgccctcctgAGCAGCGGAAAACGAGATGGCTCCCCCATCTCCTCTTTCCGGGCTAAACAGACCCGGctgcctcaactgttcctcatcaggcttggtttccagaccctttcaTCCTCATTTCAACTGGGCTTGCGCAGGAGAACTTCCCGGGATCCTGCTCTGTGCAGCTCATCTTTTTCCATCTTCAACTGCGCTGGCCTCACCGATGCCCGGCCTCAGCCGAAACAGCCAACATCTGTGTCCCCAAGCCGGCACCCCAAAACGGAGCAGCCTTTTCTGTTAGCCGCGCGTTAATATAATTGATTACCGCGAGACGGGCCTTATTTGCGGGGGCCATTTAGTTAATTACGCCTGGATGGGGGAAGCGCGCTTGCTAATTGCTGTTCTTGGACGGCGGCGCCAAACGGATGCAGGTGCAGCTACGGCTGGTTTGCGCCAGGCGGCTGAGAGAGTTGGGAGCCACAGAACGAAGCCCTGCTTCTCCttcgcctgccccccccccccgttacgaATCAGGAGACCCTCTCCTCCAGGGAAAATCTAGGAAAGAAGCAGGCCCAGAGGAGGCAGCGGGGCTGGCGGATTTCAGTTGCTGCAAACTGCGTGAGGGAGTTCGAATCctgattgcaggtttcccattggggcaactgatttggccactgtgagaacaggatgcttgactaggtggtccattggcctgatcctgcagggctcgaCTTATGTTCTTAAGACTGTAAAGACACATCCAAGCTAGGGAGCCTTCCTGGTGTGGCTCTGGAAAAGGACTTTAATGGGACTGGGGAGCTCTGGGCTGCAATGTTGGTGCACAAGAGGTAGCACGGTGtatttcagaagacatctgaaggcagccctgtttagggaagtttttaatgtttgatgcttattgtgttttaaatatcctgttggaagccgcccagagtggctggggagcctagccagatgggcggggtacaattaataaattattattatattattattattattattattattaggcccaGAGGGGGAATGTGCAGggcctatggaactccctcccacaggaagcagtgacgGCTACCAACTTGGTCACCTTTAAAAGCGTATTAGACAAGctcctggaggagagggctgttcatggctggcagccactgatggctgtgctgtgcctccaccctcagaggcagccatgcttccgGATACCAATTGCTGGAGGCCAcatgaggggagagggctcctgtgctcggatcctgctttaGCACTTCCCACTGGGGTATTGCtgggagaatgggatgctggccagggcagaggcggagctagctgctctggcacccggggGTGGGGCCATTGGGGCAGGGCGAGCCACCCATGGCAGGGCTGCTTCCTggacagggggtgggggcagagagagtTGAGAGTTGAGAGGAGAGTCGGGGCGAAGGGATGGCCAGGGGTTGGAGACAGGGGTGCCACCCTCCCTTGAGAAACAAGGGAAGCAGGTGACACCTGAATGTGAAGGGAGCCACCCCTCGTTTGTGACCCTCCTGCCGGCTTCCGTCACGAGCTCACCCATTCCAGAAGGAACCGGGAGCACCCACAAAGGAGGCAAAGTTTCGGGTTGGGCGGCACTGGGCTTGCTCTTGCACTGCCAAGACTTAGGGAGGGAGCAGCTTAATAACTGCTCTTGCCTCTCTGGCGTCCCAGAATCCTCCAGGGGAGCCTCTTTGGCGGCAGCGCCAAACTCATTTACCTCCCCTAAGCTGTTGCCTTGTGAAAGAGATCTGGGAGCActtccgagagccagtgtggtgtagtggttaagagcggtagactcgtaatctggtgaaccgggttcgcgtctccactcccccacatgcagctgctgggtgaccttgggctagtcacacttctctggagtctctcagccctactcacctcacagagtgtttgtttagggggaggaagggaaaaggagaatgttagccgctttgagactacttcgggtagtgaaaagcggggatatcaaatccaaactcgtcttctttcctcccttccctcttccttttgacagctcgggggaggcttccCCCTTCCCAGGAACCATCCCtggagtggggagtggggaacAGTGCGCCAcccacccgtgactcccaagcctcccccaagctttcaaaacgaagggggaaggccgCCAGTAAGGCAGCACAGCTCCGCCCCTTTCCCCGGCGGCTTGGGGTAGGCTTTGGGGTCGCGGGCAGGTGGCgcaccgaatgtcaccccctcagtgacaACACCTGGGGCAGAACGCCGCCAACGCCCCCTTCCTACACTCCTGGGACAgagtgggccattggcttgatcctgcTCTTATGCTGTTATGCCTACCGATGAAGCTGAGGGAAGCAGGACTACCCTCTCTGTTCTTCTCCCCTGGGGAAAGGAGCATAGGCCCACTGCTGGAGGGGTGGAAATCAATGGGCTTATTCCCCGGGACCTGGTGGTGCTTCCCTTGCTGGCCACAGATGCATCCTCCCTGTGGCAGTGAGCTTCTAAAATAATGCTCTGCAGTCTCGTGAGTGAGCATGCCTCGTCCCGTGTTTAAAGTTTGGCAGGTGGGCGTGCCGACCTGTTGGGACAGCTTTGTTGCTTCCATGTAGTTCTGGCCACTTTTTCCCGGACTCCTTAAACATGGCCTCGCTTAGGCTGAGCACAGCAGCTTCTGGGACTCAGCACCCGTGGCCCAGTCTGTTATCCCTTCTCGGCCGCAGCAGAGATTTGCCCCATGCTCTGAAACTTTTGCTGCCATccccctgctttgctttgctactGCTCCCCACTGAAGATGGGGGGAGAAATGCCGGACCATCTCTGGTGGGATGACATTGGACGTACCCACTGGCAGATTTGCAGTAGCTGGCCTAACACCAGACTTCTGAGTGCGGGGATGGACTTTGGTAACAATGGCGTCCTGTGTAAGGACGAAATCTAccccaatatttcttatttttacaataattccttttggtgcAGCTGCATtctaatggatcttctcagtagctactcatataaatataggttttattatattataattttgTGCCAcctctgataataataataataataataataataataataataaataataataataataaaacaattataccctgcccacttgttgccctgtgcaggggaaccacccCCACAGCCCTGAATCTGGGGTGGGAGATTAAGTGGGGCAAATTGTTGGTTCGATGTGAAGGGAAGGTTGAGGTTTTGTTTATCTGCTAATTACTGGGTGGTTGAATATGCTAATGTTGTTTGCTACTGTTTACCGGGTCTggtgtgctgcttttgttttcccGTAAGTTGTATTCTGTATGAAATGTTAATGTATTATATTATCCCCGCTTTTTCCGCTATGCTGTTATGCATGGGCCTATATTTTTCTTTAATGTAAGTTGCTTAGAGACCTGCGGGTTACAAGCGACTTATAAggtgtgttttcctttccttttatcaTGGGCTGGACAGGGAGAGCCAAGTTCAAATCCTGACATGGTCATTTGTGAAGCTCAACCCTTCCTCTCCACCACTTTCTCTTCCCTTGCAGGTTTGTTGCCCGGATGAGGTGGGAGGGGCAAATACCAAAAGCCAATCAGAATAACTTCCTCTCAACTGGAACCTAGGTGCCAAGCAgaggttttggcctacaactcccatcagccccaggcagccacggcttgatgggagttgtagtccaaaaccctCTAGCTCTGCACCAAGCATTACGGTCTCACTTTTCTAATGAGATCTCGGTCCAACCAGGGCATGTAGCAGCCAGGGTATAGTGTACTAATGGGCTGGACTCATTGCTCTGGCTAGTCTTAGCTTCTCCCCATAACGACACGCTGATCTCAGCTAATTTGCATAATATATGGAGAAGAATTTAGGCTCCCTTCGCCCAGCACCCATATTTATCATTTTGTTCAACGGGAGAGAAAAATCAGCTGTGATGACCTgcagttgcagggggttggactagatgacccttggggtctcctccGATGCAACAGTTTCATGAGTCCATGAAAAGTGTGTCTTGGCAAACAGGACGGTAATGTTTCTCCTGCCCACTTAACCAGATAGGCAACCccagagatgagagagagagaggagagagagagagagagagagagagagaaccatggcCATTGTACTTTATTGATAAGGTGACATTGGCTAGTATTCAAGATGTCAATCCAACGAGTCTGGTTCTTGGTCCCAGTTGGGGTTCTCCCCTCTAGGCTTGGGCCCCCCACTCTTCTTGGCCATCATGACCTCGCTTACGCCCAGCAGTGTGACGGCTGTCTGGGTCGCAAGCATGATGCCTCGGTACTTCACCAAAACCGGGTCGAACAGCCCTTCCTTGGCAGCATCAATGGTGCCCGCCTCATCACTCGTCATCCTTAGGCCTGTGTTCTGGGTGCCCAGCTGGTGTTGCACCTCTATCTTGGCCATCACCTCGTTGACCGGCAGGCCTGCGTTTTCCGCCAGGGTAGCGGGAGGGTCTTCAGGGCCTGGGAGAACTCCAAGATGCCATACTGCTCGGATCCGGGGAAGTACATCCCCAAGGTGCTGAGCCTCACCGACAGCGCCATCTCGGTGGCCCCGGCACCAGGCAGCAGCCGTGCGTCGCTGCCCAAGACCTTGTAGACGTTGATGCCATCGTGGATGGCCTCTTCCACACAGTCTAGCATCTCCAGTGGTGGCCCCTCTGAGCACGATGGTGACCACAGGGCAAGCGATGCCGTCTTGGCTGAAGACGACCCACGCTGGTGCTGCCAATCTCGCTCATGTAGACGCGGCGGCAGTGGCCCAGCTCCTCGGGCGCCGGCGGAGCCACGGTCAGCAGCAGAGTGGCCCCCACCGCCTTGCACAGGCGCTGTAGCTCCACCCGGGAGTGCAGCCGGACGACCATCAGACGGTACCGGTTGGCGTAGAAGAGCGCCATGTCGTGTACCTTTCCCCCGGCCACCCACCACGGTGACGCCGGCTCTGGCGAGGTCCAGGATTCGCTGCTCGATGATGCTCTCTTCGCTTTTGCTGAAGACCCTCATGTCTGACGCGCTGCTGAAGACGGCGGTGCTCTTTGCCTCGAAACCGGACGGGCCGAAGCAGCAGGAGTAGGCCGCGATCCGGGCCCTCTCCACGCGCCGGACGATCCCTTCGGCCTCCGCGCAGACGACCACCCCTTCCACCACGCTGGAGTCGGCCACCCCGCCGCCCAGGATCTTGCAGACGCGGATGAGGTCCGTGTTGAAGGCCGCGCGGTCTGGCGGCAACACCAGGATGCAGGCCTTGGCCACCAGCCTGGCCAAGGTTTTCTGGTGGCCGAAGACCTTGCTGCCCACGGCGCCTGCAGGACCCACAGCACCTCTTCGACGTCACGCGGGTTCTTCAGGACGTAGCAGGACAGGCCGGGGAGCAAGCGCAGGACCTCCTTGCAGGCCATCTCATAGCCGGCCCGGATGTGGACCACCGGCAGCCCCGAGTGCAGGAGCTTCTCGGCGTTCTCAAGAGCGCCCCAGCCAGGAGGATGACAAAATTGGTCCCGTCCCCCGTCTCCACGTCCTGTGTCTCGGCCGCGGTGCGGAGCAGGCAGGCCACGGGgttctccagctccagctcccggAGGATGGTGGCGGCATGGGAGGTGTGGAAGTTCTTGCCGAGGTGGTTGACCACCAGCTTGTTGCGGCCCAGGGGGCCGTAGCAGGTGCGCAAGGAGCGCACCAAGGCTTTGCAGGCTGTCAGGTTGCTGAAGAGGGTTTCCTGCAGGCCGCTGAAGTACTTCATGCCCGCTTTGAGCATCTGGGGCAGCCCGGGGGCTTGGGGTACGTGGGCAGCCATCACCTGTGGAGGGAGAGGCACAGGGTGTTTGGAAAGCCCACCTGGCAGCGAGAAAACGCCATCGCCAGTCCCTGGCAGGATTTAGGGATGTGGGGAAGCagccacggcagccattttgtaaatACAAGGCCGTcctgcctcccttctcctccctccaccctttcTCCCCCGCTGTCCCTGCACTTCTCGCTTGCAACAGCCTCCCAAAATCCTCATGAAGATTCTTCAACGTTTTAGTGAAAATTTATCCGAAGAGGCCCATTTTTCTATACGGATTCCTCTAACGCACCTGTTGtcgcaaagccatttccccagaTATAATGAAGTTTTGTGTGGAATGTTTTTTCTAACATACCCATTTTTAcaagcactttcccctaatacagtATACCGGATTTTCCCAAACAGAATGCATTCTCGTATGCCTTTTTCACTCACCtgtgcatttacagtggtaccttggttctcaaacgccttggttcccaaacgccttggttctcaaacgctgagaacccggaagtaagtgttccggtttcctaacgtttttcagaagctgaacattcaatgcggctgtcggctattgtttctggggcgcctgcaccaatcagaagctgcgccttggttttcgaacatttcggaagtcaaatggacttccagaatggattaagtttggcacttttgtttttgctacttgttttgtgtttttgttttttaaggctttttcggttaatttgtttttgtgactatgtggaacccagttcagccacTGATTGATCGATTGCGCGACTGCGGAAACGGATAAAATCCCcgcatccaaacaatgactaccaTCAGTGCAGTTATGAAaaaaaatttacatttttttatcatctacaatactgtcttatttattttatagtacagtacattgattattgctttcattttatggatccatggtctcgttagtcaaaacaaaataaaataaaaaaatctttccagtagcaccttagagaccaactaagtttgttcttggtatgagctttcgtgtgcatgcacacttcttcagatacacacgaaagctcataccaaaaacacttcttcagatgcacacgaaagctcataccaagaacaaacttagttggtctctaagatgctactggacataattttttattttattttgtttttatttactatgcaagaccaacacggctacccacctgtaactggaactatgtcgTTAGATAGTAATATTCATGtcaaatggctgttttaggggttgttttttaaaagtctggaatggattaatccattttgcattactttctatgggaaagcgagccttggttttggaacgctttggttttggagcggacttccggaacggattaagtctgagaaccaaggtgccataTATGGATACAGTACTTTGCTCTAGCATATGAATTTTTGAATGCCTTATGTGTCTGGAGAAATAAACGGTACAATCCAAGAAGTGCGCATTGTGAAGGACGGCTTGTGTTTTGGTTCGTGTGTCATTTCGGGAAAAGCAAACAAAGTAAATATGCCTTTTTAATGCAAAGTGGATCAAATTTATCCCCCTGCCCCTGTTATGGCTCCTGGGAACCCTGTGGTGCGATGTCCCCTCTTTTCCCCTTCACATCTTGCAGAAGAACCCACCTTTTCCATGAGCCCCTAAACACCACCACTTTATTCCCATGCCTTCCTGAAACGGAGCCTAAGAATGTATATTACCAGTTAGCTCAAAGTCTTtacctgctgttttctttttgtgtcTGTTTATACAGACTGCCTTGAAATCTAGCACGATGGAAGGTTTTTAATGAATAAAACGCATCTGTGTcgccaggggtggactttggtactGTGGCACCCTGCGCGAGGCCAAAATTGggcgcccccaaatggatctcctcagttatggatcttctcaatttggCGCCCCATCAGCTCGGCGCCCTGCGTGGGGGAACCACCATAAATCTGGTGCCAGTGTCACTGTAATACTTGCAGATTCGTCCTGTTTATGCCTGCCTGcattcccttccccttcctctgctcctttgGGTTATTTGTCGTACTGTAGGCCCCTTGCGGGCAGGGACCTGCCTGCTTAATTTCTGGCAACAGCACGCTTTCCACAGGTGCCACAATATAGATTAAGATGTGTGTGTCTTATACCAGCCATCCAAAATTGCTAAGAATATGACTGTGCCAAGCCTCAAGTTTAATTCACATGGGCTGCTTTCCcataaaggaaaagaagaggaggaggaggaggaggaggaggaggaggaggaggaagaagaagaagaagaagaagaagaagaagaagaagaagaagaagaagaagaagaagaagaagaagatgattttggatttgatatcccgctttatcactacccgaaggagtctcaaagcggctaacattctcctttcccttcttcccccacaacaaacattctgtgaggtgagtggggctgagacactccagagaagtgtgagtagcccaaggtcacccagcagctgcatgtggaggagcgggaagcgaaccctgttcaccagattacgagttcatcactcttaaccactacaccacactggctaattCCTCCCCCCGCTTCTCTCTAAGGACTTGGGGCCTGAAAACCACACCCCTTCACTTGCCCCTACAACATTTTGCCCGTGCATCAAGAGGCAACCTACTGGAGCAAGGCGAGAAGAGACGTCCGGAGATTGCCAGGGAGCTCCGAGATGCCAAGACTCAGCTGGCAGAATCAGCCGTTTAACGGCTGCTTCTGGGGTGGGAGGTCGAGGGGGGTGATGTCACAGTGGCACATTCCAGCGGGCACAGAGCACCTTCCTGTGAGGCCATGTGGCGACCCAGGCGCAAAGTGACCTCCCTTGTGCACTGTCCCTGCCGACTGCCAGCCCAGCTTCTGATGCACGAAGCACGACTCTGCTGGGGCAGACTGCCAATGGGAGAGAGGCAAAGGTGTGAAGGCGCTCGTATCTATTGATGTCACAAGCTGCAGAGTTGTCCCAAGACGTTTCTGCacctgagccggggggggggggaggaagaaaaccagtaccttttatcatatgtggtggacctgtaaagtAATTTAtaatttctgggaaatgatatataattaaatggggggaaatgtttaaaataacctttgttgttttttttttttaaaaaggttttctattaggaattataggtaccgagaTCCCTAAGGACgagaaaagactgttcatgtacgcgacaacagccgcacggatgctactagcccagagatggaaggaagagacaaccccgaccagagaagaatggcaaaccaagttgatggactatgctggaATTGCAAAACTAACAGgcaagctcaggaaccaagaagacaagaacttcaAAAAcgaatgggaaaagtttataatttatatacaAGATCATTGTAAGGAGGTGAAAACATTGGGaggattttaaacacacttgtaatgtaacagaatCGATGGATACCGGTAATTTAGAAAGTTAAAAAAGTTGGGGAAGTATtcatatgcagttgaaaataggctcgataggacccatggaagggggtgggggcaagtcaggagattcagagtaatctcgatatttggattcggaaattggttttgttgtatgtttatatttctgaaaatcaaataaagatttatttcataaaaggggaaaaagaaaaacctttagCTCACTAACGACATGGGGTGCAATCCATTGTGACGCGCTCCTGTGCAAAACCTGTTGAATGGACTGTGGTTCGTCATTCCCTCTTGTAAGAATGTAAAAataaggctgctggatcaggcccatggccatagagagcccagcatcctgttctcacagtggccagccagatgccgtttttgggaaacccacaagcagaatctgagctcAACAGCGCTCTCTCCCTCCAGCAACTGccgaccctccaagggtccctattttccagggacagccccggatcagtttctgacttgatcccagaatgtcccactttcccttcggacgtccctattttcatcagagatggGATGCAGCTGGTACCCAGAAGCATCGCGGCCTCCAGCCACAGAGGTAGAGCAGACCCATTGTGGCTGgtggccatcgatagccctctcctctgtaaATTTGTCTAAATTGATTTGCAGCTGGAAGAATTAGCCAGTTGGGGCTGGCCGATCTCTCACGTCCCTGGTCTTTAATAGAATGTGGGGAAGATGTTTTGAAAATGTAGGGCAGGGTTCGAGGGGGAGGGAGTTAACTACTGTATTGTCTTTTGGGGGGCCATAGGGAAAAtaatatgggacgtgggtggtgctgtggtctaaaccacagagcctagggcttgctgatcagaaggtcggcggttcgaatccccgtgacggggtgagctcctgtagctcggtccctgctcctgccaacctagtagtttgaaagcacgtcaaagtgcaagtagataaataagtaccgctc is a genomic window containing:
- the LOC117058869 gene encoding LOW QUALITY PROTEIN: T-complex protein 1 subunit theta-like (The sequence of the model RefSeq protein was modified relative to this genomic sequence to represent the inferred CDS: inserted 2 bases in 2 codons; deleted 5 bases in 3 codons), whose amino-acid sequence is MAAHVPQAPGLPQMLKAGMKYFSGLQETLFSNLTACKALVRSLRTCYGPLGRNKLVVNHLGKNFHTSHAATILRELELENPVACLLRTAAETQDVETGDGTNFVILLAGAXLENAEKLLHSGLPVVHIRAGYEMACKEVLRLLPGLSCYVLKNPRDVEEVLWVLQAPWAARSSATRKPWPGWWPRPASWCCRQTARPSTRTSSASARSWAAGWPTPAWWKGWSSARRPKGSSGAWRGPGSRPTPAASARPVSRQRAPPSSAARQMRVFSKSEESIIEQRILDLARAGVTVVGGRGKGTRHGALLRQPVPSDGRPAALPGGATAPVQGGGGHSAADRGSAGARGAGPLPPRLHERDWQHQRGSSSAKTASLAVVTIVLRGATTEMLDCVEEAIHDGINVYKVLGSDARLLPGAGATEMALSVRLSTLGMYFPGSEQYGILEFSQALKTLPXTLAENAGLPVNEVMAKIEVQHQLGTQNTGLRMTSDEAGTIDAAKEGLFDPVLVKYRGIMLATQTAVTLLGVSEVMMAKKSGGPKPRGENPNWDQEPDSLD